The nucleotide window AGAAATTTGCATTTTAAATTGAGGCTGACAACTGACGGAGgaacttttgaacatattttgtGTATATTTTGAGAGGCATTGAAGTTTGTACATGTGTTGCAAAAGAATAGGATCATGAATTATGACTTGGTTAATCCTTTGTCCATTAAGATCTTGGCCGTGGTGCCTTATAACTATTGAATTTCTAGTGTCTTTTGATGCatgttcttcatctttttctaatTTCCACACGCTATTTGTCTAAAATGTTCTTTTATCTTTTGGGGGCAACATGCGAATAGAAGGAGAGAAAAGAATATGTGCAAACCCTTGGTAAAATTTGAATAATATACACTTATACGGTGCCACCTTACTGTTAAACCAGGAAAACAATTTGTTTTCTAGCCAGTGTTGTGATATACTAAATGGAGCTTTCTCTAGTTTGTGAAAGACAGAAGGAATGAACATCTTCTTGCAGTGAGAAAAATCAAGAGATTTGCGTTGAGAGTGACAAGTTCTCGATTTAACAGCGATCGGCTGCTTATCAGATGTTGTCTGGATTTCTTTGTTTCAGTGCCTGAGTAATTTTGAATGTTTTTTTTCCTTATTAACTTTTCTACAGAAGTTGGATAAGCTTTACTTCCGATCATTCTTGAGTTATATGTTAACTTGAACATCCAGTTGTGCATATTTCAGTAAACTTGAATCTGATTTGACTAGTTAAGAAAAATAATATCTTTAACTTTCTGTAGCTTgacttatccaaaaaaaaaaaaaactgtctgTAGCTTGAAGAATACAGTTTCTTCTCCTTCACTGTCTCCTAGCACCTCTCTTCTGCTAGGAAATAGAATTAGAAGGTACTATTTCCAAGTGACAGCAACTTAGTATGCTACCCACATTCAAAACTTGCTTTGAGTTCAGCAGGAAAGCTTTTTGTAGGATAACTGACTAACCAACACTTCTAGTTTGCTCTTCTTTgcttttttatatttataattaaaaagaTTGTGGCTTTCAGGATTTTTCTATGAGTTGCTTTGCTGGCTTTGTGAGATCATGGTATCTAAATTTGGTTTGGCTAAATCGTGTTCTCTCTTCATATATGAAATGTTTATAGAATTGAATTGCCTGCTTTTCTTTATCAAATTAGAAATGCCTAGCTTTATTCACAATCAAATGACAAATGATGGGTAAATGTATTGATGATATTTAGTGCTTTTTATGGTGACACAGAGAATTGGAGAATGATGAGTCAAGAGGGGccttcaaaacaaaataaaagattAAGAAACTCCTCGTACATTAAAGATGGACCAGTTGCAGCTATAGTAAGGAGAAAGCGCTCATCGGCAGTACAAAAAATTATTCAAACTTTACGGTCAAGTGAAAAGCATTTGTCAAATTCAATCGAAGGACAACAGCTAGAGGCATCCGAACATCCATCGGTAGAAGCTCATATACAAACAGAAGCATGTCCATATGTAGAACAACCAGTAGAACGACAAGCACAAATGGATTCAACCACTATTGCAGCAAATGAACAGTCTGATGAACAAGGCAAGAGCATATAGATTGTATGTAGAGTTATCGGCTTTGTATTTAATTCATTAACTCAACTAACATTAACAATTTGGTGATTATCTTTGGTACTACCACAGGTCCTactcaaaaaaggaaaagaggtagAACAAAGATGTATACCGTGCATGGGCGACATGAGCGTCAACTGATAGTATTGAATGAGTTCAATCAACCAATTGGTCCCAGTAAAGCTGTTGTAAAAGAGTTGGGTAGTTTCCTTGGCACATTGGCAAGGAATGCAACACTTTGCCCTCTTGATAAATTTGACTGGAGGAAAATGGACACAAAAGATGATTTGTGGAAATATACCAAGGTTGCAATCTCTTCTCCTTATCTAACCACACACCTTGCTCATTCTTGGTTTATAGATGTTCAATCTTCTTCTCATTTTAATGACGCTGTGAGAAAAAGTACCTTACCAAAAAAGAAACAATTACACTGAAAAAAAACTGTGTTTGTATCCCCTTCGCTGTGCCGTTTTACTCCGGCTGTCTGCTTCAAGATAGCATCCTCAATAGTTGAATTAACTCTGCATTTGCTTTGTTTAACAAACCTCTATCGTTGTGAATTCTTTCTAGCTTAAGAAAAACTTCCATTGTCCTTAATGTTGTCTGAAATCACATTTTCCTCCATTAGTTTCACCTTTTTCTCCAGTTCTGAGGCACCTATAGTTAGAtctccaaaagcaactcaagaccAAGATCTTAACTGCTTGCTGACCTTTTTAAGTTTCTGGTAGAACTTCCACATAGGATTTCCAACAGTCTTTTAAGCCACATTCTTCCACTCATTCTATAAGGGACATCGGCCATTCTTTCATTAATGTTCATGATCAGATTAAAGTATCCTCGTTACCATCCATGATGGCACTAATTGTTGTGATCTCTCGAATCTGTCCCACAGTGAGGTACTGAAGTAAGCTTTAATGGCAAGCTTGCAGATGTTCCAGAACCTCAATTTAAGGATCCTCTTAAATACTGCAACTCTAAGTCAGTTATGTGCATGTGTATAGGTTTCTGTTTATGGCATTATATCGTACTAAACACAACAAAACCAATTTGTAGGAAAAATATGATATTCCTGATGCTGCAAAAACATGGGCTTTGGAAGCAATTCACACTGCATGGAGAAGGTATAAGAGTCAATTGAAGAAAGATCATTATGATACCTATGTCAATGATGAAATTCGAATAAAAAAGCGGCCTGCATATGTTCCAGAATCTCAATTTAAGGGTCTTCTCAAATATTGGAACTCCGAAGCAGTCCAGGTGAGATATTTTTCAAAAGTCCAATTTGTACATATACCTAATGCATATTGTttaaacatattaattaaatcaTTTACTTGCAGAAAATGTCCAAAATCAATACCGAGAATCGGAAAAAATGGAAGAATCCTCATACTTCTGGAAAAACAAGTTTTGCTGTAATCCGTAATGAATTGGTATGTTActatatttatcaataaaaataAACTTGCTTTACTTTTAAAAAGGGTTTCTGATATCCATTTTATGTAACaaggaaaaagagaaggaaaCTTTAGAGGGTATATCGCTTGAGGAACTATTTGTGGCTACAAGGAAAAGGAAGCCTGGTCGATCGTACAAGGAGCCAGACGAAGATACAATTAGTAAAATTGTACGAATTTTATCTAATTGCAAGTTTACTTTGATGAGTTATTTTTGCTTggcaaattattttttatttgtttaaattcttTATTATTGAATTTTTTGCAGGCTGAAATGAAAAACATAGAATCTAAGCAAACTGGAGAAGGAAGTCAATCTGTAAATGCTTTTGCATCCGTCATGGGAGCTGAACATCCGGGACGTTTGAGATTATATGGACGAGGGGTTACGAAAACTTCTTTGAAAGGTAAAGTGGGACATGTTGAACCTGCTTTAAATATTACTGATGATCTATTGCAGAAGATGGCAGAGAGGATGGAGGAAAAGCTCCAAAAAAAATTCGAGGAACAGAAGGAAGCTATGCGGCAAAAAATTGTTGCAGATGTCATTGCACAACTTCAGCATTTGATCCCAACATTGCAAGTTGATCCTAACATGCTAGCAACCATATCTACTCGTTCACCTGGAGAAGCTTGCTCTGCAACACGTACTCAACCAATCCATAAGCCACCTATTGGTACCAATCATCGCAGACTAGGTAATTCACATAAACTCAAGCAGAACTATGGAATTATAATGATGGGTTTGTTGGTTACGTTGCACAATAATTTTGTCTTCTACTTCCACCCGTTAGAACAGCTATAAGACCGACAGTTGTATGGTATTGAATGTTGGGCTGCTAAAGTCTAACATATTCACAAGTTGATTGTTGTAGAGATGCGGATGCTAAGATGGATATGTGGTTGTACAAGGTGAAAAACGACCATATTCGCTAGAAGGTGCAAGTAGCATGCATTGAGGATAAAATGAGAGAAAGCCGTTTGAGATGGTTTGATCATGTCTTGCATCGGCTCCGGTCCGTGTGAAACTATGGTGAGTGAAGG belongs to Nicotiana tabacum cultivar K326 chromosome 6, ASM71507v2, whole genome shotgun sequence and includes:
- the LOC107828299 gene encoding uncharacterized protein LOC107828299; its protein translation is MMSQEGPSKQNKRLRNSSYIKDGPVAAIVRRKRSSAVQKIIQTLRSSEKHLSNSIEGQQLEASEHPSVEAHIQTEACPYVEQPVERQAQMDSTTIAANEQSDEQGPTQKRKRGRTKMYTVHGRHERQLIVLNEFNQPIGPSKAVVKELGSFLGTLARNATLCPLDKFDWRKMDTKDDLWKYTKEKYDIPDAAKTWALEAIHTAWRRYKSQLKKDHYDTYVNDEIRIKKRPAYVPESQFKGLLKYWNSEAVQKMSKINTENRKKWKNPHTSGKTSFAVIRNELEKEKETLEGISLEELFVATRKRKPGRSYKEPDEDTISKIAEMKNIESKQTGEGSQSVNAFASVMGAEHPGRLRLYGRGVTKTSLKGKVGHVEPALNITDDLLQKMAERMEEKLQKKFEEQKEAMRQKIVADVIAQLQHLIPTLQVDPNMLATISTRSPGEACSATRTQPIHKPPIGTNHRRLGGSNEQMIGESSEDTI